A DNA window from Candidatus Sulfidibacterium hydrothermale contains the following coding sequences:
- a CDS encoding CocE/NonD family hydrolase has protein sequence MKNFTRIFVLFFVVAFSSSLAAQETYSVKDHYNKAEYRIPMRDGVKLFTAVYTPKDTTKNYPILIWRTPYSCWPYGKDKFRQLPVELAKDGFIFVYQDVRGRFMSEGKFVNMRPYIPNKKGKQTDESSDAWDTEDWLIKHIKHNNGKIGIFGISYPGFYAAMACIDAHPALKAASPQAPIANWWVDDDMHHHGVLSMQMTLNFFSVFGIKRDSLISHWPHPMPRISPDAYNYFMSLEPLPNVDKKFYHGKIAFWEQIKKHPNYDKFWKKRNTLPHFHHVTPAVLTVGGWYDSEDFYGTLHTYHSIEAKNPGAQNMLIIGPWPHGWWASTKGYRLGDITYGSATAEYFRKEIQLPFFRYYLKGKGHFPLTEARMFNTGVNRWRSFDQWPPKDVQKAALSLESGHQLTFGQPKSAKVNHYSYVSDPHKPVPYTAHIMDSRAFYYHPYMNEDQRFAARRPDVLVFETAPLEKDVTLAGPLLADLYVSTTGTDADWVVKLIDVFPDSARDPNPNPTKMKAGGYQMLIRGDILRGKYRNNPEKPEPFTPGKITEIKLPLQDVLHTFKKGHRIMIQIQSSWFPFFDVNPQTFTNIYKAKPGDFVKATQSVWFSKEYPSKIVVGILP, from the coding sequence ATGAAAAATTTTACCCGGATTTTTGTTCTCTTTTTCGTCGTGGCGTTCTCTTCGTCACTTGCTGCACAGGAAACCTATTCGGTAAAAGATCATTACAATAAAGCCGAATACCGTATTCCGATGCGTGACGGAGTGAAATTATTTACCGCCGTTTATACCCCCAAAGACACCACAAAAAATTATCCTATTTTAATCTGGCGGACACCCTATTCCTGCTGGCCTTATGGTAAAGATAAATTTCGTCAATTGCCGGTTGAACTGGCCAAAGACGGATTTATTTTTGTATATCAGGATGTCCGCGGACGATTTATGTCGGAAGGAAAATTTGTAAATATGCGGCCCTACATCCCCAACAAAAAAGGCAAACAAACTGATGAAAGCAGCGATGCCTGGGATACCGAAGACTGGCTGATAAAACACATCAAACACAACAACGGGAAAATCGGGATCTTTGGAATCTCCTACCCCGGCTTTTATGCAGCAATGGCCTGCATTGATGCGCACCCTGCGCTGAAAGCCGCTTCGCCGCAAGCACCCATTGCCAATTGGTGGGTAGATGACGACATGCATCATCACGGAGTCCTGTCAATGCAGATGACGTTGAATTTTTTCTCTGTTTTTGGCATAAAACGCGACAGCCTTATCTCGCACTGGCCGCATCCCATGCCACGAATTTCGCCGGATGCCTACAACTATTTCATGTCGTTGGAACCGTTACCCAACGTGGACAAAAAATTCTATCATGGGAAAATTGCTTTTTGGGAACAAATCAAAAAGCACCCGAATTATGACAAATTCTGGAAAAAACGCAACACGCTGCCCCATTTTCATCACGTAACCCCGGCAGTGCTTACCGTGGGCGGTTGGTACGACAGTGAAGACTTTTATGGAACATTGCACACGTATCACAGTATTGAAGCAAAAAATCCAGGGGCACAAAATATGCTGATTATTGGTCCGTGGCCTCACGGTTGGTGGGCCAGCACCAAAGGCTATCGTTTAGGCGACATCACTTACGGTTCGGCTACCGCCGAATATTTCCGGAAAGAGATCCAGCTGCCGTTTTTCCGTTATTATCTAAAAGGAAAAGGACATTTTCCGCTCACGGAAGCCCGGATGTTCAATACCGGAGTCAATAGGTGGCGTTCTTTTGACCAGTGGCCCCCCAAGGATGTACAAAAAGCAGCTTTGTCGCTCGAAAGCGGTCATCAGCTTACTTTTGGCCAGCCCAAATCCGCCAAAGTCAATCATTACAGTTATGTAAGCGATCCGCATAAGCCGGTACCTTACACGGCCCATATCATGGACTCGCGTGCTTTTTATTATCACCCGTACATGAATGAAGACCAGCGCTTTGCTGCCCGCCGTCCGGATGTACTGGTATTTGAAACCGCTCCGCTGGAAAAAGACGTAACCCTGGCCGGGCCGCTGCTGGCTGACCTGTATGTTTCTACCACCGGTACAGATGCCGACTGGGTGGTAAAACTCATTGACGTTTTTCCGGACAGCGCCCGTGACCCCAATCCCAATCCGACAAAAATGAAAGCCGGTGGATATCAAATGCTGATACGTGGAGATATTTTACGCGGGAAATACCGGAACAACCCGGAAAAACCGGAACCTTTCACCCCGGGAAAAATAACAGAAATCAAACTCCCCTTACAGGATGTATTGCATACTTTTAAAAAGGGTCACCGGATTATGATCCAGATTCAAAGCAGCTGGTTTCCGTTTTTCGATGTGAATCCGCAAACCTTTACTAATATCTACAAAGCCAAACCCGGTGATTTTGTAAAAGCTACGCAAAGCGTTTGGTTCTCAAAAGAATATCCGTCAAAAATTGTGGTGGGAATTTTACCCTGA
- the rbr gene encoding rubrerythrin: protein MMKSLKGSKTEQNLLKAFAGESQARMRYNYFAKQAKKEGLEQIAAIFEETAINEKAHAKRFFKFLEGGMVEITAAYPAGVIGTTLQNLKAAAEGENEEWTELYPEFARVAEEEGFKEVATAFRMIARVEKAHETRYSKLYKNLEEGRVFEKDGVVVWKCRNCGYLHEGKKAPNKCPACQHPQSYFEVETFNY, encoded by the coding sequence ATCATGAAATCACTAAAAGGAAGTAAAACCGAGCAGAATTTGCTGAAAGCGTTTGCCGGAGAATCACAGGCGCGAATGCGTTATAACTATTTTGCCAAACAGGCTAAAAAAGAAGGACTGGAACAGATTGCTGCTATTTTTGAAGAGACAGCCATCAACGAAAAAGCCCATGCCAAACGCTTTTTTAAATTTCTGGAAGGTGGGATGGTGGAGATTACCGCTGCTTATCCGGCCGGTGTAATTGGTACAACCCTTCAGAATTTAAAAGCAGCTGCCGAAGGAGAAAACGAAGAATGGACAGAACTTTATCCTGAGTTTGCCCGCGTTGCCGAAGAAGAAGGATTTAAAGAAGTAGCTACGGCTTTTCGTATGATTGCCAGGGTAGAAAAAGCCCATGAAACCCGTTATTCCAAACTGTACAAAAATCTGGAAGAAGGTCGTGTTTTTGAAAAAGACGGTGTTGTTGTTTGGAAGTGCCGGAATTGCGGTTACCTGCACGAAGGCAAAAAAGCACCCAATAAATGTCCGGCTTGTCAGCACCCGCAGTCCTATTTTGAAGTGGAAACGTTTAATTACTAA
- a CDS encoding nucleotidyltransferase family protein — protein MQKQAAQINRMAVVVTAAGFSGRMGIPKAALAFDEKFTFAEQITQTFLKAGVAKVVLVVNADGMKQLKKSLFLQEEEKVEQVLNPFPEKERFFSLQTGLKTLTGFQAVFLHNVDNPFVNTETIRQLTNCFRPGSFMVPRHNHHGGHPILIAQEIVRDLTAFPDSTINLRAFLSRYPKIHCPVNDDRIHININTAKEYARYFGKPPRL, from the coding sequence ATGCAAAAACAAGCTGCTCAAATCAACCGTATGGCCGTTGTCGTTACGGCTGCCGGGTTTTCCGGGAGGATGGGCATTCCAAAAGCAGCATTGGCTTTTGATGAAAAATTCACTTTTGCCGAACAGATCACCCAAACTTTTTTAAAAGCCGGCGTGGCAAAAGTCGTTTTGGTTGTTAATGCCGACGGCATGAAACAGCTGAAAAAAAGCCTGTTCTTGCAAGAAGAAGAAAAAGTGGAACAGGTGCTCAACCCTTTCCCCGAGAAAGAACGCTTTTTTTCGTTACAAACCGGATTAAAAACATTAACCGGTTTTCAGGCGGTTTTTCTTCACAATGTGGATAATCCTTTTGTAAATACCGAAACCATCCGGCAGCTGACAAACTGTTTTCGGCCGGGAAGTTTTATGGTACCCCGACACAACCACCACGGCGGGCATCCTATCCTGATAGCACAAGAAATTGTTCGTGATCTTACGGCTTTTCCGGACAGTACCATCAACCTGCGGGCTTTTCTGTCACGGTATCCCAAAATCCATTGTCCGGTGAATGATGACCGTATTCATATCAATATCAATACCGCCAAAGAATACGCCCGGTATTTTGGCAAACCACCCCGTTTATAA
- a CDS encoding GAF domain-containing protein: protein MEKTRKEKRYSRLYQQIGDLILKSSNNPLSNMATINAVLYHKMDYFFWCGFYLLQKGKLQVGPYQGSLACIDLPAGTGVCQAAITQKKTLIVPDVEAFPGHIACDGRSRSEIVVPVYDESGTIRGVLDVDSRELNRFDETDAAALEKIVHLVYNPSSFSEKNL from the coding sequence ATGGAGAAAACCAGGAAAGAAAAACGCTACTCAAGACTTTATCAACAGATTGGAGACTTAATTCTGAAAAGCAGTAATAATCCGTTATCAAACATGGCGACCATCAATGCCGTATTGTACCATAAAATGGATTACTTTTTCTGGTGTGGTTTTTATTTACTGCAAAAGGGCAAGCTGCAGGTTGGGCCGTATCAGGGTTCTTTGGCTTGTATTGATCTTCCGGCAGGAACCGGTGTTTGTCAGGCGGCCATCACACAGAAAAAAACGCTTATTGTTCCGGATGTGGAAGCTTTTCCGGGACATATTGCCTGCGACGGACGCAGCCGTTCGGAAATTGTGGTTCCGGTGTATGATGAATCGGGCACCATTCGCGGCGTACTGGATGTGGACAGCCGGGAACTGAACCGTTTTGATGAAACCGATGCTGCTGCACTGGAAAAAATAGTTCACCTGGTTTATAATCCCTCTTCATTTTCAGAAAAAAATCTTTAA